GCTGGTGGATAAATCCGACACCATCACAGTAACTACCCGGGAAGCCGCCGACCTGCTGTGCCACCCGCAGCGCTTTCATCTATTGCCCTTCAGCGAGACGCTGAGCGTTCAGCCCTATGGGCTGGTGAGTTTGCGCCACCAACGCCTCTCACCTGGTGCCGCTGCGTTAATGAGTACCTTGCGAGAAGTGATTGCTCAGTCCAGTTAATGCGAATGACGCGGCACGTCGGACCCCCGGCAGCCGACCAGGAAGTCAAAGTCGCAGCCTTCATCCGCCTGGAGCACCCGCTCGATATACAGCTGGCGATAGCCGCCCTGGCTGGCGATCAGCGTCGAGGCGGCGGTGGGGTCGCTTTCGGCCAGACGCGAGGCCAGTTCTTCATCGCTGATCTCCAGATGCAGGCCGCCGCTGGAGCAGTCGAGTTCGATCCAGTCGCCGTTGCGTACCGCCGCTAGCGGGCCGCCGGCGGCGGCTTCGGGGGCTACGTGCAGCACTACGGTGCCGTAGGCGGTGCCGCTCATACGCGCATCGGAAATACGCACCATGTCGGTAATCCCCTGGGCGAGGATCTTGGGCGGCAGGCCCATGTTGCCTACCTCTGCCATGCCGTGATAACCGCGGGGGCCGCAGTGTTTCATGACCAGGATGTCGTTGGCTTCCACATCCAAATCCGGGTCGTTGATGCGTGCTTTGTAATCGTCGAAGTCTTCAAATACCACTGCGCGACCGCGATGCTGCATCAGCTCGGCGGTCGCCGCCGAGGGCTTGAGCACGGCGCCGTTGGGGGCCAGATTACCGCGCACTACACAGATGCCGCCGTCTGCGGTTAGGGGGTTGTCCAGCGGGCGAATGACTTCATCGTTGTACAGTGGGGCGTCCTGAACGTTCTCCCAAAGTGTTTTGCCGTTGACGGTGAGTGCGTCCTTGAAGGGCAGCCGGTCAGCTTCACCCAGGCGCCTGAGTACCGCCGGTAGGCCTCCAGCGTAGTAGAACTCTTCCATCAAAAAGCGCCCGGAGGGCTGCAGGTCGACCACCGTGGGGGTACCGCGCCCGACGCGGCTCCAGTCGTCCAGGGTCAGCTCGACGCCGATACGCCCAGCAATGGCCTTGAGGTGAATCACCGCGTTGGTGGAGCCGCCAATCGCCGCGTTGGTGCGAATGGCGTTATCGAAGGCTTCCTTGGTGAGGATCTTGGACAGCCGCAGGTCTTCGTTGACCATCTCGACAATGCGGTTACCCGATAAATGGGCCAGCACGTAGCGGCGGGAGTCCACCGCGGGAATCGCCGCATTGTGGGGCAGCGAGGTACCCAGCGATTCAGCCATACAGGCCATGGTGGAGGCGGTGCCCATGGTGTTGCAGGTACCGGCGGAGCGGGACATGCCTGCCTCGGCGGCCATAAAGTCGTGCAGCGAAATCTCACCCGCTTTGACCTGCTCGGAGAGCTTCCACACCACGGTACCGGAGCCAATATCCTTGCCCTTGTGCTTGCCGTTGAGCATCGGCCCGCCAGTGACCACGATGGTGGGGATATCGCAGCTTGCCGCGCCCATCAGCAGCGCCGGGGTGGTTTTATCGCAGCCCACCAGCAGTACCACGCCATCCATGGGGTTGCCGCGAATGGCTTCTTCCACGTCCATGCTGGCCAGGTTGCGGGTGAACATGGCCGTGGGACGCAGGTTGGATTCGCCGTTGGAAAACACCGGAAACTCCACCGGATAGCCGCCCGCCTCCAGGATGCCCTGCTTCACGTGTTCCGCCAATTTGCGGAAGTGGGCGTTGCAGGGCGTCAGCTCCGACCAGGTGTTGCAGATACCGATGATCGGCTTGCCCTGGAACTCATGGTCGGGAATCCCCTGGTTTTTCATCCAACTACGGTACATAAAACCGTTCTTATCGGCCGTACCAAACCATTCAGCACTGCGCAGCGGACGTTGACGTTGGCCCATGGGGTTAACTCCTTGTTTTAGTTTGGTGACGGCTGACGACCTAAGCGTTGCGTCGAGAGCAGTTGTTGAATGCGCAAGACACTAAACTACCTCGCCAATCTAGTCGACCATACAAAAGTATATGTTGAACAATTGCTCTTAATGTTCAACATTACCCTTCCACACGGGTTATTGGCCCGTTGCATCACACCCTTAACCACCACGCTCTTCACAACAACAAGCTTGAGGAATAGTGCCATGCTCAAATCGAAATACAGTTCAATACTCACCGGTTCCGTACTACTGCTAGGTCTCTCCGCGGCCCAGGCAGCTGAGTACGAATGGAAATTTCAAGCGTCAGAAACCTCGGGCGAACCCAGCTTTAAGATCAAGCAGGAGTGGGCTGAGAAAATCACGGCAATGACCGATGGTCGTGTCGAGATCGAGGTAATGCCGATTAATTCAGTGGTGGGCCCCACCGAAACGCTGACAGCCGTTAGTGCCGGCATCTTGCAAGGCCACATGACTGATCCCAGCTACTTCTCCGGCCAGGATCCCGCCTTCGGTATGCTCGGCAATCTTGTCGGCGCGTGGCAAAACCCCTATGACTTCCTTGAATACATGAAGTACGGCGGCGGTGAAGAGCTCTACAACGAACTGGTCGAGCCATACGGTGCGCATTTGATCAGTGCGGCGACCTTCCCATTGGAGTCTGTGCCTTCCACGGTCCCCATCGAATCCATCGCTGATTTTGAAGGGCTAAAAATCCGTGCTCCCCAAGGTATGGTCTACAACATCTTCGAGCGCATTGGCGCCACGCCTGTCAACCTGCCGGGCTCTGAGGTGTATACCGGTCTGGAAAAAGGCGTGATTGATGCCGCGGACTCCACTGTGCTCTCGAACAACGACGCTATGGGTCTGCACGCTTTCGCCCCCTACCCGCTCTATCCTGGCTTCCACTCCATGCCCATGATCGCTGTGTCGATCAACAAAGACATCTGGGATGGCTTGCCCGAGGAGCTACAGACGACCCTAAATACCGCTTTTGATGGCATGGCCTACGACCTGATCGCCCGGCTCAAGGAGCAGGATATTGAGACCCTGCAACGGCTTCAGGATGACCCAGATGTTCACCCCTTCAACTTGCCTGAAGAAGAGCGTCAGAAATTCCGCATCGCGGCTGAGCAGGAGTGGCAAGAGTGGGCGGGTGAAAATGAAATGACCCAGAAGGTTTATGATTCCGCGACCGCCTTTTTGCGCTCACGCAATCTGCTTTAACGCTCTGCTCTCAACGTTGCTTCATTAACCTAACCAACGCATCGCTCGGGAAGCATCCCGAGCGATGCGCGTAGAGTCGCGCCATGTCTCAAAAAACACCTGACAATCAATACCGTTCCCCACCCACCCATGATCTTCCTGAGATCCTCGAAACGGTGGAGGAGATCGCACCTGAACGTAATGCGTTAGACCGCCTGGTGGCACGGGGTGGCCGCGCCGTTTCCTGGTTGGTGCTGGTAGCGATGGGCATCAGCGTCATCGAGGTATTCATGCGTTACGGGTTCAATAACCCCACCTCCTGGGTTCACGAAACCGTGGTATTTCTGATCGCCGTTATCTTTGTACTGGGTGGCCCTGCGGCCATGGCGCGCAATAGCCATATTCGCGTCAAGGTGCTGTACGACAGCGCCGGCCCCCGCTTGAAATGCTGGATGGATCGTTTCAACGATCTGCTCACCCTGATTTTTTGCCTGACAATGAGTTACGCCGCTTTTCATATGTTTTGGGGAGCGTCACATAACCCGCTTGGCGAATGGTCGCTGGAGCGCTCCGGCACCTCCTGGAATCCACCTTTTCCGGCCATGGTCAAGGGCATGATTCTGTTTGCCCTGACGTTGATGGCACTGCAGGCCACACTGCATCTTTGGCAATCGATTAAGGCGAAACCCCGCTCCGAGGAGGCGCGCTGATGGATATTTCAACCGCTACGATCCTCATGGTCGGGGCGATTTTCGCGCTGCTGGTCACTGGTCTACCGCTGGCGTTTATCACTGGTTTGGTGGCCATGGCCTTCACCTTCGGCTGGTTCGGCGAGGCGGCACTGCCGCTGGTCACCAGCCGGGTCTATGGGTTTATCACCGAGTATTCGCTGGTGGCGGTGCCCATGTTCGTATTGATGGCATCACTGCTGGATCGCTCCGGCATCGCCAAAGACCTGTTCAACGCCATGCGCGTCTTCGCCGGTCGCCTGCCAGGTGGCGTGGCGGTGCAGACCATCGTCGTGGCGTTCTTCCTGGCCGCCCTTTCGGGCATCATCGGTGGTGAAATCGTGCTGCTGGGGATTCTGGCGCTGCCGCAAATGCTGCGCCTGGGCTATGACAAGCACCTATCCATCGGGGTGGTGTGTGCCGGTGGCGCCTTGGGCACCATGATGCCGCCCTCCATCGTGCTGATTATCTACGGCCTGATCGCCAGCGTATCGATTGCAGACCTGTTTGCTGCGGCCGTAACCCCAGCAGTCATTCTAATGGGCTCCTACATTGCCTATGTACTGGTGCGCTGCCTGAGGAATCCCGCGCTAGGCCCTCCGTTGGATAAAGACACTGAGGATAACCCTTTCGCCAGTAAGCTGGAGGCAGTGAAAGCCATTCTGCTGCCCGGCCTGATTGCCTTTTTAGTACTGGGCACTATCTACGGTGGTATCGCCTCGGTCACCGAAGCAGCCGCCATGGGTGTCTTCGGCGTACTGCTGGCGACCATTGTGCGCGGCGAGTTTTCTCCCGGCATGCTGCACCATAGTCTGGGTCAGACCATGAACACCTGCGGCATGATCATTTGGATCGGCATAGGTGCCGCCGCCCTGGTGGGCGTCTATAACTTGATGGGCGGCAATCGCTTTGTTTCGAGCCTGATTCTCGGGCTCGACGTCGCGCCGATTGTGATCATACTTGTGATGATGGCGATCATGCTGGTGCTCGGGCTGTTCCTCGACTGGATCGGGATCGCCATGTTGGCCTTGCCCATCTTTCTGCCTATCGTTATTCAGCTCGGTTTCGACCCGATCTGGTTCGGCATTCTCTTCGCCGTGAATATGCAGGTATCGTTCCTGTCGCCGCCCTTCGGGCCCGCCGCCTTCTACCTTAAAAGCGTGGCACCGCCGGATATCAGCCTGAAGGATATCTACCTGTCCGTACTGCCCTTTATGGCCATTCAGCTGTGCATACTCGCGGCGCTATTGATGTGGCCGCAACTGGCCATTTGGCCGCTCTGATAACGACAAAACTGGCTTCATGAGGAGACCACCATGCGACTGATTCAGTGTGACCACCAGGGCCAGGTTCGCGCCGCTCTGGTCGAGAGTGAAGAGCAGGTAAGACTGCTCGACTGTGATACCTACACCCTGGCCAACCGGGCCATTAGCGCCGGTAAGCCGCTTAGCGACATGCTGACGGAAGCGCTGACCGACACGCGCCTGGATTATCAAGCGCTGGTCGATGCCAAGCAGCTGTTGCCTCCATTAACGCATACTGACCCGGCCCACTGCCTGGTCACCGGCACCGGCCTTACCCACTTGGGCAGTGCCGACACGCGCTCGGCGATGCATGCTAAAGCCCAAGCTGCTGAAGAAGACATGACCGACTCCATGCGCATGTTCAAGCTCGGCGTGGAGGGCGGCAAACCCGACGCAGGCCAGCTTGGTGCCCAGCCTGAGTGGTTCTATAAGGGTGACGGCCAGTGCGTGGTGGCGCCTGAAGCCGATATCCCCTCACCTGCCTTTGCCGAGGATGCAGGCGAGGAGCCGGAGCTGGCCGGGCTCTACGTGATTGGCGATGATGGCCAACCCTGGCGAGTCGGCTACGCTCTAGGTAATGAGTTTTCTGACCACGTGACCGAGCGCTTCAACTACCTGTGGCTAGCCCATTCCAAGCTACGCGCCTGCAGCTTTGGTCCCGAGCTTTTGATCGGCGAACTGCCAGAAAATCTCGAAGGCACCAGCCGAATCCAGCGTAGTGGCGAAACACTGTGGGAAAAACCCTTTTTGACCGGTGAGGCCAATATGGCTCACAGTCTGGCCAATCTGGAGTATCACCATTTTAAATACCCGGGTTTCCGACGCCCCGGCGATGTGCATGTACACTTTTTCGGCACCGCGACGCTGAGCTTCGCCGACGGCATTAAGGTGCGCGAAGGCGATCGTTTTGAGATCAAAATCAATGAATTTGGCCGCGCACTGCGCAACCCGCTACGGTTGGAAACAGACGCTCGGGCCATCAGCGTAAAATCGCTTTAACACCCGCATTTTTACACCAGCAGGAGGTTGCATGACTCTGGAAGGCAAACTACTTATTGGCCAGCAGGCCATTAGCGGCCAACAGGCTGACATTCATGCGGTTAATCCCGCTACCGGCGAGACACTGTCTCCCGCCTATCCCGGCGGCAGCAAGACAGAGGTCGAACAGGCCTGCGCATTAGCCGAGACGGCTTTTGATAGCTATCGCGAGACCTCCCTAGAGGCACGAGCTAGCTTTCTTGAAACCATTGCCAGCGAGATCGAAGGGATCGGCGATGAGCTGATTGAGCGTGCTATGGCCGAAACCGGCCTGCCCCGCCCGCGCTTAGAGGGCGAACGTGGACGTACCTGTGGCCAGCTGCGGCTGTTCGCCTCGGTAGTGCGCGCCGGTGAGTGGCTGGATGTTCGTATCGACCCTGCCATGCCTGATCGTGAACCGCTGCCCCGCGCCGACCTGCGCCAGCGCCATATTGGCCTGGGCCCGGTGGCGGTGTTTGGCGCCAGCAACTTCCCGCTCGCCTTTAGTGTGGCCGGTGGCGATACTGCCTCCGCACTGGCGGCTGGCTGCCCGGTTGTGGTCAAGGGCCACTCTGCCCATCCCGGAACGTCTGAGCTGGTGGGTCGTGCCATTCAACGCGCCGTTGCCAAGTGCAACCTGCCTGAAGGCGTTTTCTCACTACTGTTTGGCTCAGGCCGCGACATCGGCCAGGCACTGGTCGCTGACCCGCGTATCCAGGCGGTGGGCTTCACCGGTTCACGCAATGGTGGCACGGCACTCATGGCCACTGCCCAGGCGCGGCCACAGCCAATCCCCGTTTACGCCGAGATGAGCTCGATCAATCCGGTCTTTCTGCTGCCGGAAGCGCTCAAGGCACGCGGTAAAGCGATTGCCGAAGGGTTCGTCGGCTCTCTCAACATGGGCGCCGGGCAGTTCTGCACCAACCCTGGGTTGGTGATTGCGATTCAGGGCCCGGAGCTGGATGCCTTCGTTGAAGCGGCCGGTGAAGCGGTCAAGGGCAGCGCTGCGCAAACCATGCTGACGCCAGGCATTCACGACGCTTACCAACAGGGTGTTGATCGGCTCGCCAACCACGCCAAGGTCACCGAGATCGCACGTGGTCAAGCGGGTGAAACAGCGAACCCTTGCCAAGCGGGACTGTTCGTTACCCAGGCCGAGGCATTCCTCAACGACCCCGCCCTTCAAGAAGAGGTGTTTGGTTCAACTTCGTTGGTGATCGCCTGTGCGGACGCCCAGGAAGTGGCGCGTGTGGCTGCTCAGTTGGAAGGCCAGCTCACCATTACGCTACAGATGGATGACGGTGACTTGGCGACAGCCAAGCAACTACTGCCGACGCTGGAGCGCAAGGCGGGCCGTATTCTAGCCAACGGCTGGCCGACGGGTGTAGAAGTGTGCCACGCCATGGTACATGGCGGCCCCTTCCCAGCAACCTCGGATTCACGCACGACCTCAGTAGGTAGCGCGGCCATTTTCCGCTTCCTGCGCCCGGTATGCTACCAAGCGCTGCCGGAAGGATTACTGCCCGAAGCGATCCGTGACGGTAACCCTTGTGGAGTATCACGCTTGGTCGATGGCAAGCGTGAATAACTGGCGTTACTCGATAAAGGCGTCGGTGGTTTCACGATGACCGTATAGAAACGCATCGGCGACCTGGCGCAGCGGGGCAACATCCACCTCGCTGCGCTTGTTTGCGATCAGCTCGGCAAAGCGCGCATATAAACCTTGATACTCGCGCTCCTCCTCTTCAATGATCAGTTCATCGTCGATGACCAATCGACAGCCACCCTGGGTGAGACTCAAGCGGCTGCCATCGCTATCGATATGCATATCCCAGGTCGGCGGGCCACTTTGTAGGAAGTCGAAATCGGCCTCGATCGCCGCCCCTTCTGGGTCGGTAAAGGATAACTTTGCCGCAATTGGGGTTTGCGCATTGCTCGGCACCAGCAGCCGCGCCTGTTGCAGAAAGAACGGTTGGGGCAGGATTTCAGTCGCAATTGACAGCGCATTGATACCGGGATCAAAAACTCCCATGCCACCGGGCTGCCAGATCCACGCCTGGCCTGGATGCCATACCCGCACATCCTCCTTCCACTCGATCTCTACCCGCTGTACCTGCCGTTCGGCAAGCCACTGCTGGGCTTGGGCCACGCCGGGGGCAAACCGCGAGTGCCAGGCTGCAAATAGGCTAACGCCCTGCTCTTTGGCACAGGCAATCAAGTCCTCCACTTCGCTTAACGTTGCCCCCGGTGGTTTCTCAAGCAGCACGTGCTTGCCTCGCATCAGCGCCGCCCGCGCCTGAGAATAGCGCAGATGTGTCGGCGTGCAGATTGAGACAGCGGTGATTTCAGGGCGGGCGTCTAGCATCGCTTCCAGGTCTTGATAGGCGGGTAGATCCGGCAGCGAGGCGTAGGGATCCGCCGAGGCGACAAGATGGCAGTTCGGGGTGGCGGCTATGGCCGGGAGGTGCTGGTCGCGGACGATTTTGCCCACGCCCACTAAGCCTAGGTTGAAGTCAGACATACGCTTGCCTTTGTTATTTACCATTGAAAATGGGGTCAGGAGGTGGTGTCGGGCAACTCAACGCTGCGCCCTAATGAACTGACGCTGTGCTCAAGCCCCAACGCGGCGGCGGTTCCCGCCAACACCGCTTGGGACGCTAAAAACGCCTCCCGAGGGCGGCGTAGCCGAATGCTCTCCATCAGTTGGCGGTGACGTTCCAGACTCTCTTCAGGATCCGGGGCGTTCTCGTTGGACATGGAGATCAGCATATAGATGGAGGGCCGCAGGATATGCGATAGCTGCGCCCAGACGATATTGTGGGTTGCCTTGAAAATCGCTTCGTGAAAGGCGACATCGCACTCGCTGTGCAGCCGCCGCTCCTCTTCGCAGGTGGCGTTGCGCAGATTTTGCCCCAGCCCTTCGAACGCCTCTTCGATAGCAACCAAATCCCGCGCCTTGGCGCGTTTGGCGGCGGTCATCGCCACATAGGGCTCAACGTCCAGGCGGAAGGCGAGGATTTCACGCTGAATGTCGGGGTTGGGCGCTGCGTAGCGGGTCAACCAGTCGGTCACCTGGGCGTCGAGAATATGCCACTCTGAATATTCACGCACCCTGGATCCGTGGCCGGAGATACGCTCGATAATACCGGCATCGACCAGTTGGCGCAGATCACTGCGCACCGCTGAGCGGTTAATGGCGAATCGCTCGCATAGATCCATTTCCCGAGGCACGAGATCACCGGGGTGGTAGCGCCCACCGAAGATCTCCTCGGCAAGATGTTCGGCGATACTGGGGCGAGCTGCTGTCTTGCTGGGAGATGACGTCACTTCGATAAGACCCTATTTCGATTCCTGTCAATCATAACGTACTTGACCGGTCTACTGTTACCGATGGCGAAGGTTCGAGTCCGGCGCGCATCCTTAGCTCTAAGCGCCGCTCATAGAGACCCTTGGCACCCAAAGTACCCAACACCAGCACGCCGCCTACCATGGCCATCGGCGCGGGCTGCTCCGCCAGGATCCACCAGGCCAAAAGCGTGCCCAGCACCACTTCCAGTAGTATCAGTAGGCCCACCTCAGCGGAGGGCAGGTAGAGTGGTCCGCGCTGCAGCAGCGTGACCCCGCAGGGCACAATAATCAGGCAGAGCAGGATCACCACAGCCAGCTCATTAACAGCGGGCAGTGCGGGTTCGCTCCCCGCCAGCCAAAACAGTCCAGCAGTGCTGCCAACAATCAGGCCGTTAAACACCAGCATTGGGCTCATATCCACGCCCGGACGCGTGCGGCAGAGGGTAAAGTTAATCGCCAGGGTTGTTGCCGCCATTAAGGCGAAAGCGTTGCCGATCCAGGAACCGGCCCCTGCATCATCGAGAGCGATCATGGCGACACCCGCCATACACAGCAATATCGCCAGCCAGGTGCGCCTGGGCAGGCGCTCCTTGAGGATGATCCAGGAGAGCACGGCCGCGATTAACGGCGAACTGGCAAGGATCATCAACACGTTGCCCGCCTTGGTGTACTGGTTGCCCAGCACAAAGCCACAGGTGGTCAGGCTGAACAGTAGCGCGACGGCGATGCCCGTCCAGCCGCAGCGCCGATAGGCCGCCAGGATGCCGCGCCCATAGCGCAGCAGGGCAATCAGCAAAAATCCCAGCCCAGACAGAAAGCCGCGCCACATCAAAATTTCTGCATCTGGCAGGTCGGCTACCTTAATCAGCAAGGCATCCGGCGCCATAATCAGCGCCCCACCACCGGTCAACAGCAGGCCCTGCTGGCGATGGGATAAGCTACTCCAACGACTCATCTAAGTGCTCGCCTCTTTAGTGATTGTCTCTGGGCGGATGCTGGCGAGCCACATCGCGATACTTGGTGGCGGGCTCCAAGGTCATACCGCGATCCAGCGGTTCGACCATACTGCGCTGGATCTCTTGCCAAGGCGTCTGGTGACCAGGGTAGCGGTACCCGCCCTGCTGGGTTAAACGCTCGCGGCGCGCTTCCAGCTCACTCGTTTCGATCAGCAGCTGCACCTCGCCGCGCTTGAGGTCAACCCGCAGCCGGTCGCCGCTTTCCAGCAGCGCCAAGCCGCCCCCCGTGGCCGCTTCTGGGGAGGCATTAAGAATCGACGGCGAGCCGGAAGTGCCCGACTGGCGGCCATCGCCCAGGCAAGGCAGCGACTCAATACCCTGTTTGATCAGCGCCTCCGGCGGCTGCATATTGACCACTTCGGCCCCACCGGGGTGCCCCACCGGGCCTGCGCCGCGCATGACCAGAATGGTGCGTGCATCAATGTTCAGCGCTGGGTCATCAATACGCGCGTGGTAATCCTCGGAGCCGTCGAAGACCACCACCTTGCCTTCAAAGGCTTCCGGGTCGTTGGGATCATTCAGGAAGCGCTCACGGAAGTCCCGGGAGATCACGCTGGTTTTCATCAGCGCCGAGTCGAATAGATTGCCCTTGAGATTGAGGAAGCCCGCATGATCCACCAAAGGGTCGTTATAGCGACAAATCACATCGGGGTCTTGGGTTTCGCGGCCCTGCAGATTATCGCCTATGGAGCGGCCATTGACCGTCAGCGCATCGCCGTGGAGCTTACCCGCCGACTGTAGCTCGTGAAGGATCGCGGGAACGCCACCGGCGCGATAGAACTCTTCGCACAGGAAGGCACCGGCAGGCATCACGTTGGCCAGCAGCGGGATTTCATGGCCCAGGCGCTGCCAGTCGTCGTTATTCAGTTCAATACCCGCATGGCGAGCAATGGCATTAATGTGCACCGGCGCGTTAGAAGAGCCGCCCAATGCCGAGCAGGCCACAATGGCGTTCTCAAACGCTTCGCGGGTCAGAATATCCAGCGGGCGCAGGTCTTCCCAGACCATATCGACAATCCGTGTACCGGTGTCGTAGGCCACCATCGCGCGCTCTTTATAGGGTGCGGGTATCACCGCCGAACCTGGCAGGCTCATGCCCAGCACTTCGGCCATGGAATTCATGGTGGAGGCGGTGCCCATGGTATTGCAGTGGCCAATCGAAGGCGCCGAATCGCTGGCACGGGAGAGAAACTCTGCGTAGTCGATATCGCCCGCTGCCAAGCGCTTGCGCAACTCCCAGATGATGGTGCCCGAGCCAACCCGCTCCGCACCGCGCCAGCCGTTGAGCATCGGCCCGCCGGACAGCACGATGGCGGGAATATTCACCGTTGCCGCCGCCATCAGCGCGGCAGGGGTGGTTTTATCGCAGCCGGTGGTTAATACCACGCCGTCCAGCGGGTAACCGTGCAGCACCTCCACGATGCCTAAATAAGCAAGATTACG
This Vreelandella neptunia DNA region includes the following protein-coding sequences:
- a CDS encoding IlvD/Edd family dehydratase, which encodes MANFQRITPEQLRSRYWFDNPDHPGTTALCIERYLNYGITLDELTSGKPIIGICQSGSDLTPCNRHHIDLVKRVKDGIRAAGGVPFEFPMHPIHENVRRPTAALDRNLAYLGIVEVLHGYPLDGVVLTTGCDKTTPAALMAAATVNIPAIVLSGGPMLNGWRGAERVGSGTIIWELRKRLAAGDIDYAEFLSRASDSAPSIGHCNTMGTASTMNSMAEVLGMSLPGSAVIPAPYKERAMVAYDTGTRIVDMVWEDLRPLDILTREAFENAIVACSALGGSSNAPVHINAIARHAGIELNNDDWQRLGHEIPLLANVMPAGAFLCEEFYRAGGVPAILHELQSAGKLHGDALTVNGRSIGDNLQGRETQDPDVICRYNDPLVDHAGFLNLKGNLFDSALMKTSVISRDFRERFLNDPNDPEAFEGKVVVFDGSEDYHARIDDPALNIDARTILVMRGAGPVGHPGGAEVVNMQPPEALIKQGIESLPCLGDGRQSGTSGSPSILNASPEAATGGGLALLESGDRLRVDLKRGEVQLLIETSELEARRERLTQQGGYRYPGHQTPWQEIQRSMVEPLDRGMTLEPATKYRDVARQHPPRDNH